In Selenomonas sp. TAMA-11512, a genomic segment contains:
- the trpS gene encoding tryptophan--tRNA ligase — translation MKKIILTGDRPTGRLHVGHYVGSLRRRVELQNRGEFDEIYIMIADAQALTDNVDNPEKIRQNIIEVALDWLAVGLDPAKSCLFVQSAVPELTEMTFFYLNLVTVARLQRNPTVKAEIQLRNFEASIPAGFLIYPVSQAADITAFKATVVPVGEDQEPMIEQTREIVRKFNDIYGEVLVEPSILLPDSKAEMRLPGTDGKAKMSKSLGNCIYLSDSEDEVKKKVMSMYTDPDHIKVSDPGKLEGNTVFTYLEAFSTGEHFRKYLPEYADLDALKEHYTRGGLGDVKVKKFLNAVLEDTLRPIRERRKEFAKDIPAIYRVLEEGSRKARAKAAETLGEMKNAMQINYFADEELIRSQAERFKSEAE, via the coding sequence ATGAAAAAGATTATTTTAACGGGAGATCGTCCTACGGGGAGACTGCACGTCGGACATTACGTCGGATCGCTTCGCCGCCGAGTCGAGCTGCAGAATCGAGGCGAATTTGATGAAATCTACATCATGATTGCCGATGCGCAGGCGCTCACCGACAACGTGGATAATCCTGAGAAGATACGCCAAAACATCATCGAAGTCGCGCTCGATTGGCTGGCTGTCGGACTTGATCCGGCGAAATCCTGCCTCTTTGTGCAGTCCGCCGTACCCGAGCTCACGGAGATGACGTTCTTCTACCTCAACCTCGTCACGGTGGCTCGCCTCCAGCGCAATCCGACCGTCAAGGCGGAGATACAGCTCCGAAACTTCGAGGCGAGCATCCCCGCCGGGTTCCTGATATACCCCGTCAGCCAGGCAGCGGACATCACGGCGTTTAAGGCGACCGTCGTTCCCGTCGGCGAGGATCAGGAGCCGATGATCGAGCAGACGCGCGAGATCGTCCGCAAGTTCAATGACATCTACGGCGAGGTGCTCGTCGAGCCGAGCATCCTGCTTCCCGACAGCAAGGCGGAGATGCGCCTTCCCGGCACCGACGGCAAGGCAAAGATGTCCAAGTCGCTCGGCAACTGCATCTACCTATCCGACAGCGAGGACGAAGTCAAGAAGAAAGTCATGTCGATGTATACCGATCCCGACCACATTAAAGTATCGGATCCCGGCAAGCTGGAGGGCAATACCGTCTTTACCTACCTAGAAGCGTTTTCAACCGGGGAGCACTTCCGAAAGTACCTGCCCGAGTACGCGGATCTCGATGCGCTGAAAGAGCACTATACACGAGGCGGTCTGGGCGATGTCAAGGTCAAGAAGTTCCTGAACGCCGTGCTCGAAGATACACTTCGTCCCATCCGTGAGCGCCGTAAAGAGTTTGCCAAGGATATTCCCGCCATCTATCGCGTGCTCGAAGAGGGAAGCCGGAAAGCGCGAGCAAAAGCCGCGGAAACTCTCGGAGAGATGAAAAATGCCATGCAGATCAACTACTTTGCGGATGAAGAACTCATCCGCAGCCAGGCCGAGCGCTTTAAGTCCGAGGCGGAATGA
- a CDS encoding flavin reductase family protein, producing the protein MKEFNAIERIGDIMQAVQKGVLLTTKSGDTVNTMTISWGAAGIEWGKPVFIAFLREGRFTRTLLEKNQEFTVNMAMDPAQAKTLMQAGRSSGRDGSKIEKLGLTLADAQEISVPAIREFPMTLECKVVSRVMQGEDTYTEHGKGFLKTMYPQDVPSTEYGANRDFHVIYVAEIVKAYVIE; encoded by the coding sequence ATGAAGGAATTCAACGCAATCGAGCGTATCGGAGATATTATGCAGGCTGTGCAGAAAGGCGTGCTCCTCACGACGAAGAGCGGCGATACGGTCAATACGATGACCATTTCATGGGGGGCGGCAGGTATTGAGTGGGGAAAGCCGGTTTTTATCGCGTTTCTGCGAGAGGGACGCTTTACGCGCACACTTCTGGAGAAGAATCAGGAGTTCACGGTCAATATGGCAATGGATCCCGCGCAGGCAAAAACTTTGATGCAGGCGGGCCGCAGCTCGGGACGCGACGGCAGCAAGATCGAGAAGCTTGGGCTTACGCTCGCGGACGCGCAGGAAATTTCGGTGCCTGCCATTCGGGAGTTCCCCATGACGCTCGAGTGCAAGGTCGTATCGAGGGTGATGCAGGGCGAGGATACGTATACGGAGCATGGCAAGGGATTCTTAAAGACGATGTATCCGCAGGATGTCCCAAGCACGGAATACGGTGCGAACAGGGACTTTCACGTTATCTATGTCGCGGAGATTGTCAAGGCGTATGTCATAGAATAA
- the codY gene encoding GTP-sensing pleiotropic transcriptional regulator CodY: MRSLLERTRKINRLLQKSESVEYDGIARVLSTVIDANVYIVNNKGRIFGHAFVDDFECNLMLEKVVNQGQFPKRYADWLLKIDETSSNLKSKTGLCAFSEDDECLFDGKNTTIVPIYGVGEHIGSLIVAKYEKDFADDDLLLAEYGATVVGMEMLRDRTQQIEEKARLKATVKIALATLSYSEMRAAVSIFDELDGEEGLLVASKVADEAHITRSVIVNALRKFESAGLIESRSLGMKGTFIKVLNPHLLEELNKMNV; encoded by the coding sequence ATGAGATCACTACTGGAGAGGACAAGAAAGATCAACCGTCTCCTGCAAAAGTCAGAGAGTGTGGAATATGACGGCATTGCACGTGTACTAAGTACGGTCATAGACGCCAATGTCTACATCGTGAACAATAAGGGACGGATTTTTGGTCACGCTTTCGTTGATGACTTTGAGTGTAATCTTATGCTGGAAAAAGTTGTCAACCAAGGGCAATTTCCGAAGCGGTACGCGGATTGGCTGCTGAAGATAGATGAAACGTCCTCAAACCTCAAATCCAAGACAGGGCTGTGTGCATTCAGCGAGGATGACGAGTGCCTATTTGACGGAAAGAACACGACGATTGTTCCGATTTACGGCGTGGGCGAGCATATCGGCAGTCTGATCGTGGCGAAGTACGAAAAGGACTTTGCGGATGACGATCTCCTGCTGGCGGAATATGGAGCGACGGTCGTCGGCATGGAAATGCTTCGAGACCGCACGCAGCAGATCGAAGAAAAAGCGCGCCTCAAGGCAACTGTGAAGATTGCTTTGGCAACGCTTTCCTATTCGGAGATGCGTGCCGCTGTCAGCATTTTTGATGAGCTGGACGGCGAGGAAGGTCTTCTCGTAGCGTCGAAGGTTGCCGATGAAGCGCATATTACGCGCTCTGTGATCGTCAATGCACTGCGCAAGTTTGAGTCCGCGGGCTTGATCGAGTCCCGTTCGCTCGGTATGAAGGGCACGTTTATCAAGGTGCTCAATCCTCATCTCCTGGAAGAATTGAATAAGATGAATGTATAA
- the flgB gene encoding flagellar basal body rod protein FlgB yields MLGHILENPVVGAMQRGMEAASLRQEVISHNIANVNTPYFKKSDVVFEELLAKELDAANSNEMPLIRTHDRHMPVGVGKPVVATIERQDTSTMRVDGNNVDIDIEMASLSKNNLYYNALARQIGGYFQGLRSVMTSQ; encoded by the coding sequence ATGCTGGGACATATACTGGAGAATCCCGTTGTCGGGGCAATGCAGCGCGGTATGGAGGCTGCAAGTTTGCGTCAAGAGGTAATCAGCCATAATATTGCAAATGTAAACACGCCGTACTTCAAGAAGAGTGACGTCGTGTTTGAGGAGTTGCTTGCCAAGGAACTTGACGCGGCAAACAGCAATGAGATGCCTTTGATTCGCACACACGATCGGCACATGCCGGTCGGCGTCGGAAAGCCTGTTGTGGCGACAATAGAACGACAGGATACATCGACGATGCGCGTTGACGGAAATAATGTGGATATTGATATCGAGATGGCAAGTCTGTCAAAGAACAATCTGTATTACAATGCGCTGGCAAGGCAGATCGGCGGCTACTTTCAAGGGTTGCGCTCAGTAATGACATCGCAATAA
- the flgC gene encoding flagellar basal body rod protein FlgC, producing MAMFGGIDASASGLTAERLRMDVISNNIANANTTRSEAGGPYKRRYVVFTPREKQNEAFDTILHHKLSNQTGNGVRAVAIREDDTLGPMSYDPGHPDANADGYVRRPNVNIVAEMVCVKIFSVVSFHP from the coding sequence ATGGCTATGTTTGGCGGAATTGATGCCTCTGCGTCAGGCTTGACGGCAGAGCGCCTTCGTATGGATGTTATTTCCAATAATATTGCAAACGCGAATACGACCCGCTCGGAGGCGGGCGGCCCTTATAAGCGCCGGTATGTCGTCTTCACGCCGCGTGAAAAGCAGAATGAAGCCTTTGATACGATTCTGCATCACAAGCTTTCAAATCAGACGGGGAATGGCGTTCGTGCCGTGGCAATCCGTGAGGATGATACGCTCGGACCCATGTCGTATGATCCGGGCCATCCGGACGCGAACGCGGACGGCTATGTCCGGCGCCCGAATGTCAACATCGTCGCGGAAATGGTATGTGTCAAGATTTTCTCGGTGGTGAGTTTTCACCCTTGA
- a CDS encoding ISLre2 family transposase, producing METIVTEILEIIKGTKDNISQEEQLRSYFEILICRAVSEAFERIDKELAKRYAAKGWHVERLDARCVQASYGTIQIRRRRMKKEGEASIYPLDKEVGIRPYRRYTAYLEYVIACIAAKSVYRDTAAVVNLLSPVTISHQQVAHVVRRVGETYGAWEKLQESTDPMEETELRRPEVLYIEGDGLMLHGQNKKQLELHRFQIAEGVQENGNRRTLIGTHYVANLDHEKAKESLLHYLGSHYDLTHTLVLSNSDGGAGYTCGVFEEILGSVGRHEHFLDWYHVQRKCRERLLWANSTLYKKLYKALYTHEREEVGLVLDTVESMSQDERQTEQVELLRKYIERNWIYLAGLEERGIGEYRKLLGTCESNHRLYSYRMKKQGRRWSRAGGEAMVKIITGLKNGDLREAMAAKAELFNEKVGRDFRGAVREALKRSKRTTYDGVRHGRITVSAPMSSGIGHLSKCFA from the coding sequence ATGGAAACTATTGTAACAGAAATCCTGGAAATAATAAAGGGTACAAAAGACAATATCTCACAAGAAGAACAACTGCGCAGTTACTTTGAGATCCTGATATGCCGTGCAGTTAGTGAGGCATTCGAACGAATTGACAAAGAACTGGCAAAGCGATACGCAGCCAAAGGCTGGCACGTGGAACGGCTTGATGCACGGTGCGTGCAAGCAAGCTACGGAACGATTCAAATCCGTCGCAGGCGCATGAAAAAAGAAGGAGAAGCCAGTATATACCCCTTGGACAAAGAAGTGGGTATTCGCCCTTACCGGAGATACACCGCCTATTTGGAATACGTTATTGCCTGTATTGCAGCCAAGAGCGTCTACCGTGATACAGCCGCTGTCGTCAACCTGCTGAGTCCCGTCACGATAAGCCACCAACAAGTTGCACATGTCGTGAGACGAGTAGGAGAAACCTATGGTGCTTGGGAGAAATTGCAGGAAAGCACCGATCCCATGGAAGAGACAGAACTGCGCCGGCCGGAAGTTCTCTACATCGAAGGGGATGGACTCATGCTGCACGGGCAGAATAAGAAACAGCTCGAGCTCCATCGATTCCAAATCGCCGAAGGCGTGCAAGAAAACGGCAACCGTCGTACCCTTATTGGCACCCACTATGTAGCGAATCTCGATCACGAGAAAGCCAAAGAGAGTCTGCTGCACTATCTGGGGAGCCACTATGATCTAACCCATACCCTGGTTCTGAGCAACAGTGATGGAGGTGCCGGTTACACCTGCGGCGTCTTTGAAGAAATCCTTGGAAGCGTCGGCCGGCATGAGCACTTTCTGGATTGGTACCACGTACAAAGAAAATGCAGAGAACGCCTTTTATGGGCGAATTCGACCCTATACAAGAAACTATACAAAGCGCTGTATACCCATGAACGCGAGGAAGTGGGCCTAGTATTGGATACCGTGGAATCTATGTCCCAAGATGAGCGACAAACGGAACAAGTGGAGCTTCTTCGAAAGTACATAGAAAGAAACTGGATATACCTTGCCGGCTTGGAAGAACGAGGGATCGGGGAATACAGGAAGCTTTTGGGGACGTGTGAAAGCAACCATAGGCTCTACAGCTACCGGATGAAGAAGCAAGGCAGACGATGGAGTCGAGCCGGCGGCGAAGCGATGGTAAAGATCATCACGGGATTGAAGAATGGTGATCTACGAGAGGCCATGGCAGCAAAGGCGGAATTGTTCAATGAGAAGGTAGGAAGAGACTTCCGCGGAGCCGTGCGAGAGGCATTGAAAAGAAGCAAGAGGACGACGTATGACGGGGTCCGACATGGGAGGATTACAGTAAGTGCGCCGATGAGCAGTGGGATTGGACATTTGTCCAAATGCTTTGCTTAG
- the fliE gene encoding flagellar hook-basal body complex protein FliE: MQVEALQMTPVRMTGASHLGETQEAEPVKAFREYLTDSLSEVNELQLEAGRLNQELAAGRIEDISQVIIAGEKASIALQLTTQLRNRATEAYQEIMRMQV; encoded by the coding sequence ATGCAGGTTGAAGCGTTGCAAATGACGCCTGTCCGCATGACGGGGGCCAGCCATTTAGGTGAAACGCAGGAGGCAGAGCCGGTAAAGGCTTTTCGTGAATATCTGACAGATTCCCTGAGTGAAGTGAATGAACTGCAGCTGGAAGCCGGTCGACTGAATCAGGAGCTTGCCGCCGGGCGTATTGAAGATATATCGCAAGTGATTATTGCAGGTGAAAAGGCGTCGATTGCGCTGCAGTTGACGACACAGCTCAGAAACCGTGCGACGGAAGCCTACCAGGAAATCATGCGCATGCAGGTCTAA
- the fliF gene encoding flagellar basal-body MS-ring/collar protein FliF, whose amino-acid sequence MADWKERYLELWQKYTKRQQYIIIGVVAAFFAAILIGSYMYGSKPDMVPLFTGLEAKDAGEVVAQLNEQKISYEIQDGKSGTSILVPAENVDTTRLNLATQGLPRGNKGFELFDDSKLGVTEFQNKVNYLQALQGELTRTIEQIAAVEKARVHIVLPEDSLYKKNEKPATASIMLKLAPNVQLSKKEIKGIVNLVAHSVQGLVPENITIVDESGKILNDPDENNDDNVGQKTLTQLEMTKKVQENLQKNVQSLLDDSLGEGRSFVRISVELDFDQRQTDSQVYTPVVDEAGIIRSQQTMNESYTGSSTQPGGPAGVQSNVPGYVATNAESNAEYEKKEATTNYEINEEKSKIIASPGSIRRLTVAVLVNDDVTQAQRDSILRSVSSAAGINTDRGDTISVEPLPFSTEARDRRAAEEQAARDREDRIFYMQVGIPLLLLALIVGGILMYRRKKRIEREMEEERQRVEEEERLALEEAARAAAIAAGEVPEGELTEEEQRSINEKQAIEELIRTKPEEVAILVKQWLAEDE is encoded by the coding sequence ATGGCAGACTGGAAAGAGCGATATTTAGAGCTCTGGCAGAAATACACCAAACGACAGCAATATATCATAATTGGCGTTGTCGCAGCCTTTTTTGCCGCTATCCTGATCGGCAGCTATATGTACGGGAGCAAGCCGGATATGGTGCCGCTCTTTACGGGGCTGGAGGCAAAGGACGCGGGCGAGGTTGTCGCGCAGCTCAACGAGCAAAAGATTTCCTATGAAATTCAGGACGGCAAGAGCGGGACGAGCATCCTCGTTCCGGCGGAAAATGTCGATACGACTCGATTGAACCTGGCGACGCAGGGGCTTCCCCGAGGCAACAAGGGCTTTGAACTCTTTGATGACAGCAAGCTGGGGGTCACGGAGTTCCAGAACAAGGTCAATTACCTGCAGGCGCTGCAGGGTGAGCTGACGCGCACGATCGAGCAGATTGCAGCGGTGGAGAAGGCACGCGTGCACATTGTTCTGCCGGAGGACAGCCTGTATAAGAAGAATGAGAAGCCGGCGACGGCGTCCATTATGCTGAAGCTTGCGCCGAACGTGCAGCTCTCCAAAAAGGAGATTAAGGGCATTGTCAATCTTGTCGCGCACAGTGTGCAGGGGCTTGTTCCGGAAAACATAACGATTGTCGATGAATCCGGCAAGATTCTGAATGATCCGGATGAAAACAATGATGACAACGTGGGGCAGAAAACACTCACGCAGCTGGAAATGACAAAGAAAGTGCAGGAGAATCTGCAGAAGAATGTACAGAGTCTCTTGGATGACTCTCTCGGTGAAGGGCGTTCCTTTGTGCGGATCAGCGTGGAGCTGGACTTTGACCAGCGTCAGACGGATTCGCAGGTCTATACGCCGGTTGTTGATGAGGCGGGCATCATCCGCAGTCAGCAGACGATGAATGAGTCATATACGGGAAGCTCGACGCAGCCGGGCGGTCCCGCCGGGGTACAGTCCAATGTTCCGGGCTATGTCGCTACGAATGCGGAGTCGAACGCGGAATACGAGAAGAAGGAAGCCACCACAAATTATGAGATCAACGAGGAGAAGAGCAAGATCATCGCCTCTCCCGGATCTATACGCCGTCTGACGGTCGCCGTCCTCGTCAATGACGATGTGACGCAGGCACAGCGAGACAGCATTCTGCGTTCCGTTTCCTCCGCGGCCGGCATCAATACGGATCGAGGGGACACGATTTCCGTCGAGCCGCTGCCGTTCAGTACGGAGGCTCGTGATCGACGCGCTGCCGAAGAGCAGGCGGCAAGAGATCGAGAGGACCGCATCTTCTACATGCAGGTAGGCATTCCGCTTCTCCTGCTCGCGCTGATTGTCGGCGGCATCCTGATGTATCGCCGCAAAAAGCGTATCGAGCGCGAGATGGAGGAAGAGCGTCAGCGTGTCGAAGAGGAAGAGCGTCTTGCACTCGAGGAGGCTGCGAGAGCTGCCGCAATCGCCGCGGGCGAGGTTCCGGAAGGGGAGCTCACCGAGGAGGAGCAGCGGAGCATCAACGAAAAACAGGCCATCGAAGAGCTCATTCGCACCAAACCGGAAGAGGTCGCTATACTTGTCAAGCAGTGGCTTGCAGAGGATGAATGA